A genomic stretch from Vulpes lagopus strain Blue_001 chromosome 11, ASM1834538v1, whole genome shotgun sequence includes:
- the SF1 gene encoding splicing factor 1 isoform X7, whose protein sequence is MATGANATPLDFPSKKRKRSRWNQDTMEQKTVIPGMPTVIPPGLTREQERAYIVQLQIEDLTRKLRTGDLGIPPNPEDRSPSPEPIYNSEGKRLNTREFRTRKKLEEERHNLITEMVALNPDFKPPADYKPPATRVSDKVMIPQDEYPEINFVGLLIGPRGNTLKNIEKECNAKIMIRGKGSVKEGKVGRKDGQMLPGEDEPLHALVTANTMENVKKAVEQIRNILKQGIETPEDQNDLRKMQLRELARLNGTLREDDNRILRPWQSSETRSITNTTVCTKCGGAGHIASDCKFQRPGDPQSAQDKARMDKEYLSLMAELGEAPVPASVGSTSGPATTPLASAPRPAAPANNPPPPSLMSTTQSRPPWMNSGPSESRPYHGMHGGGPGGPGGGPHSFPHPLPSLTGGHGGHPMQHNPNGPPPPWMQPPPPPMNQGPHPPGHHGPPPMGKSVPGKYACGLWGLSPASRKRYDATAAYGHDATAAAASQWAAPAPSLWSSSPMAAAAAAASATPSAQQQYGFQYPLAMAAKIPPRGGDGPSHESEDFPRPLVTLPGRQPQQRPWWTGWFGKAA, encoded by the exons ATGGCGACCGGAGCGAACGCCACGCCGCTGG ACTTCCCAAGTAAGAAGCGGAAGAGGAGCCGCTGGAACCAAGATACAATGGAACAGAAGACCGTGATTCCAGGAATGCCTACAGTCATCCCCCCTGGACTTACTCGGGAACAAGAAAGAGCTTATATAG TGCAACTGCAGATAGAAGACCTGACTCGTAAACTGCGCACAGGAGACCTGGGCATCCCCCCTAACCCTGAGGACAG GTCCCCTTCCCCTGAGCCCATCTACAATAGCGAGGGGAAGCGGCTTAACACCCGCGAGTTCCGCACCCGTAAAAAGCTTGAAGAGGAGCGGCACAACCTCATCACGGAAATGGTTGCCCTCAACCCTGATTTTAAGCCACCTGCAGATTACAA acctCCAGCAACACGGGTGAGCGATAAAGTCATGATTCCACAAGATGAGTATCCTGAAATCAACTTTGTGGGGCTGCTGATTGGGCCCAG AGGGAACACCTTGAAGAACATAGAGAAAGAGTGTAATGCCAAGATCATGATCCGAGGGAAAGGGTCTGTCAAAGAAGGGAAAGTTGGCCGCAAAGATGGCCAGATGCTGCCTGGAGAAGATGAGCCGCTTCATGCCCTGGTTACTGCTAACACCATGGAGAATGTGAAGAAAGCTGTGGAACAG ATAAGAAACATTCTGAAGCAGGGTATTGAGACCCCTGAGGACCAGAATGATCTACGGAAGATGCAGCTTCGGGAGTTGGCTCGTTTAAATGGGACCCTTCGGGAAGATGATAACAG GATCTTGAGACCCTGGCAGAGCTCAGAGACACGCAGCATTACCAATACCACAGTGTGTACCAAGTGTGGAGGGGCTGGCCACATTGCATCTGATTGCAAATTCCAAAG GCCTGGTGACCCCCAGTCAGCTCAGGATAAAGCACGGATGGATAAAGAATATCTGTCCCTTATGGCTGAACTGGGCGAAGCGCCAGTGCCAGCATCTGTGGGTTCCACATCTGGGCCCGCCACCACGCCCCTGGCCAGTGCACCTCGGCCTGCTGCTCCTGCCAACAACCCACCTCCACCG TCTCTCATGTCCACTACCCAGAGCCGCCCACCGTGGATGAATTCTGGCCCTTCAGAGAGTCGGCCCTACCATGGCATGCATGGAGGTGGTCCTGGTGGGCCTGGAGGTGGCCCCCACAGCTTCCCACACCCATTACCCAGCCTGACAGGTGGGCATGGTGGACATCCCATGCAGCACAACCCTAACGGACCCCCACCCCCTTGGatgcagccaccaccaccaccgatGAACCAGGGCCCACACCCACCTGGGCATCATGGCCCTCCTCCAATGGGTAA ATCAGTACCTGGGAAGTACGCCTGTGGGCTCTGGGGTCTATCGCCTGCATCAAGGAAAAG GTATGATGCCACCGCCGCCTATGGGCATGatgccaccgccgccgccgcctcccagtgggcagcccccgccccctccctctggtcctcttcccccatggcagcagcagcagcagcagcctccgCCACCCCCTCCGCCCAGCAGCAGTATGGCTTCCAGTACCCCCTTGCCATGGCAGCAAA GATCCCTCCCCGCGGCGGCGATGGCCCGAGCCATGAGAGTGAGGACTTTCCGCGCCCATTGGTGACTCTTCCAGGCAGACAGCCTCAGCAGCGCCCCTGGTGGACAGGATGGTTCGGCAAAGCAGCCTGA
- the SF1 gene encoding splicing factor 1 isoform X1, producing MATGANATPLDFPSKKRKRSRWNQDTMEQKTVIPGMPTVIPPGLTREQERAYIVQLQIEDLTRKLRTGDLGIPPNPEDRSPSPEPIYNSEGKRLNTREFRTRKKLEEERHNLITEMVALNPDFKPPADYKPPATRVSDKVMIPQDEYPEINFVGLLIGPRGNTLKNIEKECNAKIMIRGKGSVKEGKVGRKDGQMLPGEDEPLHALVTANTMENVKKAVEQIRNILKQGIETPEDQNDLRKMQLRELARLNGTLREDDNRILRPWQSSETRSITNTTVCTKCGGAGHIASDCKFQRPGDPQSAQDKARMDKEYLSLMAELGEAPVPASVGSTSGPATTPLASAPRPAAPANNPPPPSLMSTTQSRPPWMNSGPSESRPYHGMHGGGPGGPGGGPHSFPHPLPSLTGGHGGHPMQHNPNGPPPPWMQPPPPPMNQGPHPPGHHGPPPMDQYLGSTPVGSGVYRLHQGKGMMPPPPMGMMPPPPPPPSGQPPPPPSGPLPPWQQQQQQPPPPPPPSSSMASSTPLPWQQNTTTTTTSAGTGSIPPWQQQQAAAAASPGAPQMQGNPTMVPLPPGVQPPLPPGAPPPPPPPPPGSAGMMYAPPPPPPPPMDPSNFVTMMGMGVAGMPPFGMPPAPPPPPPQN from the exons ATGGCGACCGGAGCGAACGCCACGCCGCTGG ACTTCCCAAGTAAGAAGCGGAAGAGGAGCCGCTGGAACCAAGATACAATGGAACAGAAGACCGTGATTCCAGGAATGCCTACAGTCATCCCCCCTGGACTTACTCGGGAACAAGAAAGAGCTTATATAG TGCAACTGCAGATAGAAGACCTGACTCGTAAACTGCGCACAGGAGACCTGGGCATCCCCCCTAACCCTGAGGACAG GTCCCCTTCCCCTGAGCCCATCTACAATAGCGAGGGGAAGCGGCTTAACACCCGCGAGTTCCGCACCCGTAAAAAGCTTGAAGAGGAGCGGCACAACCTCATCACGGAAATGGTTGCCCTCAACCCTGATTTTAAGCCACCTGCAGATTACAA acctCCAGCAACACGGGTGAGCGATAAAGTCATGATTCCACAAGATGAGTATCCTGAAATCAACTTTGTGGGGCTGCTGATTGGGCCCAG AGGGAACACCTTGAAGAACATAGAGAAAGAGTGTAATGCCAAGATCATGATCCGAGGGAAAGGGTCTGTCAAAGAAGGGAAAGTTGGCCGCAAAGATGGCCAGATGCTGCCTGGAGAAGATGAGCCGCTTCATGCCCTGGTTACTGCTAACACCATGGAGAATGTGAAGAAAGCTGTGGAACAG ATAAGAAACATTCTGAAGCAGGGTATTGAGACCCCTGAGGACCAGAATGATCTACGGAAGATGCAGCTTCGGGAGTTGGCTCGTTTAAATGGGACCCTTCGGGAAGATGATAACAG GATCTTGAGACCCTGGCAGAGCTCAGAGACACGCAGCATTACCAATACCACAGTGTGTACCAAGTGTGGAGGGGCTGGCCACATTGCATCTGATTGCAAATTCCAAAG GCCTGGTGACCCCCAGTCAGCTCAGGATAAAGCACGGATGGATAAAGAATATCTGTCCCTTATGGCTGAACTGGGCGAAGCGCCAGTGCCAGCATCTGTGGGTTCCACATCTGGGCCCGCCACCACGCCCCTGGCCAGTGCACCTCGGCCTGCTGCTCCTGCCAACAACCCACCTCCACCG TCTCTCATGTCCACTACCCAGAGCCGCCCACCGTGGATGAATTCTGGCCCTTCAGAGAGTCGGCCCTACCATGGCATGCATGGAGGTGGTCCTGGTGGGCCTGGAGGTGGCCCCCACAGCTTCCCACACCCATTACCCAGCCTGACAGGTGGGCATGGTGGACATCCCATGCAGCACAACCCTAACGGACCCCCACCCCCTTGGatgcagccaccaccaccaccgatGAACCAGGGCCCACACCCACCTGGGCATCATGGCCCTCCTCCAATGG ATCAGTACCTGGGAAGTACGCCTGTGGGCTCTGGGGTCTATCGCCTGCATCAAGGAAAAG GTATGATGCCACCGCCGCCTATGGGCATGatgccaccgccgccgccgcctcccagtgggcagcccccgccccctccctctggtcctcttcccccatggcagcagcagcagcagcagcctccgCCACCCCCTCCGCCCAGCAGCAGTATGGCTTCCAGTACCCCCTTGCCATGGCAGCAAA ATACGACGACTACCACCACGAGCGCTGGCACAGGGTCCATCCCGCCATGGCAACAGCAGCAGGCGGCTGCCGCAGCTTCTCCAGGAGCCCCTCAGATGCAAGGCAACCCCACTATggtgcccctgccccccggggTCCAGCCGCCTCTGCCgcccggggcccctccccctccgccgcctccgccgcctgGTTCCGCCGGCATGATGtatgccccgccccctcctcctccgcctcccaTGGACCCTTCTAACTTTGTCACCATGATGGGCATGGGGGTGGCGGGCATGCCGCCCTTCGGGATGCCTCCAGCTCCCCCACCGCCTCCACCACAGAACTAG
- the SF1 gene encoding splicing factor 1 isoform X8, translating into MATGANATPLDFPSKKRKRSRWNQDTMEQKTVIPGMPTVIPPGLTREQERAYIVQLQIEDLTRKLRTGDLGIPPNPEDRSPSPEPIYNSEGKRLNTREFRTRKKLEEERHNLITEMVALNPDFKPPADYKPPATRVSDKVMIPQDEYPEINFVGLLIGPRGNTLKNIEKECNAKIMIRGKGSVKEGKVGRKDGQMLPGEDEPLHALVTANTMENVKKAVEQIRNILKQGIETPEDQNDLRKMQLRELARLNGTLREDDNRILRPWQSSETRSITNTTVCTKCGGAGHIASDCKFQRPGDPQSAQDKARMDKEYLSLMAELGEAPVPASVGSTSGPATTPLASAPRPAAPANNPPPPSLMSTTQSRPPWMNSGPSESRPYHGMHGGGPGGPGGGPHSFPHPLPSLTGGHGGHPMQHNPNGPPPPWMQPPPPPMNQGPHPPGHHGPPPMVPGKYACGLWGLSPASRKRYDATAAYGHDATAAAASQWAAPAPSLWSSSPMAAAAAAASATPSAQQQYGFQYPLAMAAKIPPRGGDGPSHESEDFPRPLVTLPGRQPQQRPWWTGWFGKAA; encoded by the exons ATGGCGACCGGAGCGAACGCCACGCCGCTGG ACTTCCCAAGTAAGAAGCGGAAGAGGAGCCGCTGGAACCAAGATACAATGGAACAGAAGACCGTGATTCCAGGAATGCCTACAGTCATCCCCCCTGGACTTACTCGGGAACAAGAAAGAGCTTATATAG TGCAACTGCAGATAGAAGACCTGACTCGTAAACTGCGCACAGGAGACCTGGGCATCCCCCCTAACCCTGAGGACAG GTCCCCTTCCCCTGAGCCCATCTACAATAGCGAGGGGAAGCGGCTTAACACCCGCGAGTTCCGCACCCGTAAAAAGCTTGAAGAGGAGCGGCACAACCTCATCACGGAAATGGTTGCCCTCAACCCTGATTTTAAGCCACCTGCAGATTACAA acctCCAGCAACACGGGTGAGCGATAAAGTCATGATTCCACAAGATGAGTATCCTGAAATCAACTTTGTGGGGCTGCTGATTGGGCCCAG AGGGAACACCTTGAAGAACATAGAGAAAGAGTGTAATGCCAAGATCATGATCCGAGGGAAAGGGTCTGTCAAAGAAGGGAAAGTTGGCCGCAAAGATGGCCAGATGCTGCCTGGAGAAGATGAGCCGCTTCATGCCCTGGTTACTGCTAACACCATGGAGAATGTGAAGAAAGCTGTGGAACAG ATAAGAAACATTCTGAAGCAGGGTATTGAGACCCCTGAGGACCAGAATGATCTACGGAAGATGCAGCTTCGGGAGTTGGCTCGTTTAAATGGGACCCTTCGGGAAGATGATAACAG GATCTTGAGACCCTGGCAGAGCTCAGAGACACGCAGCATTACCAATACCACAGTGTGTACCAAGTGTGGAGGGGCTGGCCACATTGCATCTGATTGCAAATTCCAAAG GCCTGGTGACCCCCAGTCAGCTCAGGATAAAGCACGGATGGATAAAGAATATCTGTCCCTTATGGCTGAACTGGGCGAAGCGCCAGTGCCAGCATCTGTGGGTTCCACATCTGGGCCCGCCACCACGCCCCTGGCCAGTGCACCTCGGCCTGCTGCTCCTGCCAACAACCCACCTCCACCG TCTCTCATGTCCACTACCCAGAGCCGCCCACCGTGGATGAATTCTGGCCCTTCAGAGAGTCGGCCCTACCATGGCATGCATGGAGGTGGTCCTGGTGGGCCTGGAGGTGGCCCCCACAGCTTCCCACACCCATTACCCAGCCTGACAGGTGGGCATGGTGGACATCCCATGCAGCACAACCCTAACGGACCCCCACCCCCTTGGatgcagccaccaccaccaccgatGAACCAGGGCCCACACCCACCTGGGCATCATGGCCCTCCTCCAATGG TACCTGGGAAGTACGCCTGTGGGCTCTGGGGTCTATCGCCTGCATCAAGGAAAAG GTATGATGCCACCGCCGCCTATGGGCATGatgccaccgccgccgccgcctcccagtgggcagcccccgccccctccctctggtcctcttcccccatggcagcagcagcagcagcagcctccgCCACCCCCTCCGCCCAGCAGCAGTATGGCTTCCAGTACCCCCTTGCCATGGCAGCAAA GATCCCTCCCCGCGGCGGCGATGGCCCGAGCCATGAGAGTGAGGACTTTCCGCGCCCATTGGTGACTCTTCCAGGCAGACAGCCTCAGCAGCGCCCCTGGTGGACAGGATGGTTCGGCAAAGCAGCCTGA